CCAAAATGGGGTAAAAATCGTGCGCAAAACTTGTTGAATAATGAATGTAAAACTGTACAATAATGATAGCTTTAGTAGCACAGTTTATTCACGAAATTATTTTTTTGGTTGATTAATTTAATTGCTTGATATGAATAGTGATGTAAAAAAAATAATTTTTGTATTAATACTGATGATTTATTCATTAGTGTCAATTAAGAATGAAGTTATTGGAAATAATATTATTAGATATTTAGCTTTAGGATTGATTATTTACAAATTTGTAAAAGGTATAATCGTTTCAGATAAAAAATTGATTCTACGAAATACGCTAATTCTGTTTATTGTGAATATTTTGATTTATAGCATTATTTTTTTAACATCTCCTAATATTACGATGAATCAATTTTTTCATCCCGAAGCGTTAAAATATTTTATTGGTTATTTTTCTTTCAGTATTGCGGCATCGTTTGTAAACACTAGTGTTTACAAACGATTTCAAAAAAAATGATAAACAAATAGATAATCCTAAGAGTGAGATTTGGAAATATTTTGTTCAATCAATTGTTTTTACTCAATTACTTTATTTTGTTTTTGTAAACTTTGACAATCTATTTTTCATTAAAAAAGTATTTTATAGTCATTGGATAAATTATTTTTTAGTTGGAATTATAACAATTATATTCTTGTTATTCTTCTATTTTCTTGAGCGAAGACGTTACAAATTAGAAACTAAAATATTTCTTGAATCAACAAAAGCCGAAACGGCTACCGCAAATTTCGAAACCTTAAAAAATCAATTAGATCCTCATTTTCTTTTTAATAGTTTGAATGTTTTAACAGGTTTAATTGAAGAAAATCCAGCTAATGCAATTGATTTTACAACGTCGCTTTCTAAGATTTATCGCTATGTTTTAGAACAAAAAGACAAAGAAGTTGTTCCGATTCAAGAAGAAATAAATTTTGCAAAAACGTATGTTAAGTTACTCAAATTGCGTTTTGAGAATAGCATTGATTTTGAAATTGAACAAACAACTTTCTTTGAAAACGAATTTATTGTTCCGCTTTCTTTGCAGATTTTATTAGAAAATACGATTAAACATAATGTGGTTTCGGAACAAAAACCATTAAAAATAAAAATTTATAAAAGAGATGATTCATTAATTGTAGAAAATTCTTTTCAACCCAAAGATTCTATCAAAGAATCGACAAGAATTGGACTGAAGAATATTATTAACCGATACCAACTAATCTCAAATCGAGAAGTGAATATTGAAAAAAATCAAGAAGTTTTTCAAGTTCAACTTCCTATTTTAACTCAAAATGTGAATACTGAACTAACATAAAAAAACGGATGAAAATACTAATTATAGAAGACGAAAAGCCTGCAGCGCGTTTGTTGAAAAGACGTGTAGAAAAATTGGGTTATCAAATTCATGAAATGCTACATTCTGTTGAAGAAAGTGTTGCTTGGTTGAAGGCAAATCCGCATCCAGACTTAATTTTTTTGGATATACAATTGTCAGATGGTTTGTCCTTTGATATTTTTAATCAAGTTAAACTCTCTTCCTCTATAATTTTCACAACAGCTTATGACGAATATGTATTGAAAGCGTTTAAATTAAATTCGGTTGATTATTTGTTGAAACCTGTTGATGAAGAGGAATTGAAGTTTGCAATTGAAAAATTTGAAAAACAATTTCAGCAAGCATCTTCAAGTTTTAATCTAAATGAATTGAAAAATTTTTTTTCAAATAATCAAACAGAAAAATTTAAAGAACGTTTTTCGATTAAAATCGGAACTTCCATAAAAATTATAGAAACCGAAAACATCGAGTGTTTCTTTAGTGAGAACAAAGCTACTTACATACATACAAAAGACAATCGTAATTATGTAATTGATTTTTCTTTAGAAAAAGTAGAAGATCAACTCGATCCAAAGAAATTTTTTAGGATTAATCGTGGTCAGATCATTCATATCGATTCGATAAAAGAAATAACAATGTATTCTAACTCAAGATTAAAAATAGTTTTAAATACTTATAACGAATTGGATTTGATAGTGAGTCGAGAAAAAGTAACTGATTTTAAAAATTGGTTAGAATAATAAAAATTCTTTATTTTGTAGACAAATTAACATCTAAAAAAATAGAATGAATAATATTGTTTCTTTTTTCGAAAAACTTTCTATTAGTGAGATCGGAACCACATTTGCGGTACTTTTTGCAGTTATTGATATTCTGGGAAGTATTCCGATTATTGTAGGAATTCGAAGTAAAGTGGGACATATACAATCGGAGAAAGCTACGATTGCAGCTGGTATTTTATTGATTTCTTTTCTATTTTTTGGAACCAAAATTTTAAAATTAGTAGGTGTTGATGTTCAGTCGTTTGCTATTGCTGGTGCTTTTGTGATTTTTATCATCGCGTTGGAACTGATACTGGGAATTGAAATACAGAAAGGCGTCGAATCTAACTCTGCATCTATTGTCCCTATTGCGTTTCCGTTGGTAGCAGGAGCTGGATCATTGACAACAGTTTTGTCGCTTCGTTCGCAGTATGCAGATATTAACATTGTGATAGCTATTATTTTAAATATGTTAATCGTATATTTGGTGCTGAAATTTGCAGGTAAACTCGAAAAATGGTTGGGACCTGGAGTTTTATCGGTACTGAAAAAAGTATTTGGAGTGATATTATTGTCAATTGCAATCAAATTATTTACCTCAAATATCGGTGCTTTGTTTATGAATGAAATTAATATTTAAAAATTCATTATCTAATGAAAACATATATTTATATCGCAACAATTGTTTTGTTGATAGGATTAGGTTATAACCTATATGAGATGGATTATAAAGCTGGATTGATGGCTGAAGCTAACTTTCGTAGTGTTTTAGGAATTGGAGCTTCTGTTTGTGGATTAATTTTAGTATCTGTTTATTTTAGCTTTTTCCGCTTACAAGCAAATCTTAAGAAGTAAACTATTTATCTGTAGAAATAAAATAAAAAAGATTAACCCGAAAAGGTTAATCTTTTTTTGTTTGTATTGCTTCGTTCAACTTTTCTAATAATATTTTGACAGAATTTTCAATCACTTCAAAAGGTTGATGTTTAGATGAAGTATAAATCATCACCATATCGATCGAATATTGTTCTGAAGTTTGAATTAATAATTTATTTAATCGATAAGCTTCTTTTGCACGACGCTTCAAAAGATTTCGATCTACTGCGTGTTTAAATTTTTTCTTCGAAACACTCACTCCTACTCGAATATCATACTCTTCTTTTGGCTTGATTTTGTAGACAAATCTGATGGGATGAGAAACAAATGTTTTTCCATCAGAAAACAATTCATCGAATGCTTTTCTGCTTTTAAGTTTCTCATTCTTACCAAAAGTCAATTTCATATTGCTAAATTCTACGTAAATTTGTACTTGCAAAAGTAAGTATTCTAAAAAGTTTTAGAATTATGTAACTTTGAAAATAATTTATTTTTATTAAAACAAAAAAAAGAAGAATATGTATCCAGCAGAAATAGTAATGCCGATGAAGGCTCAGTTAACTTCTAATGGTTTCGAAGATTTAACTACTCCAGAACAAGTAGAAGCAGCAATCAAACAAGAAGGGACAACTTTGGTAATGGTAAACAGTGTTTGTGGTTGTGCTGCAGGTGCTGCACGCCCGGGTGTTGTCATGTCATTGAATAATGAAAAAGTTCCAACACATTTAACAACAGTTTTCGCAGGATTTGATAAAGATGCTGTAGCAAAAGCGCGTGAGTTTTTTGCACCATTCCCTCCAAGTTCTCCTGCAGTAGCTTTGTTCAAAGATGGTGAATTAGTTCATATGTTAGAGCGTCATCATATCGAAGGACACTCTGCAGATGCTATTGCAGAAAATTTAAAAGCTGCCTATAACGAGTTTGCTTAATACGATATAAATCATATTAGGATTTATTTAACCCATAATCATTGTGATTATGGGTTTTTTATTTTTTTTTGTTAATTATTTTGAAATTGTAATATAATTGTTTAGTTTTATTCCATATTAAACAGAAATAACACTAAAAATTAATAATTATGAAGAAAATTTTTACGCTTTTATCTATTGCAGCATTAACAACATCGTACGCTCAAACATTGAAATTAGAAAAAGTAGCAGAAGGATTACCAAAAGCATCTTCTCAAGCTCCAGTTCACAAAGCGAACGAGCAAACACTTATCCAATATAAGGATGGAGAAAATTTCTCTGATTCGACACCTGTTTGTGATGGCGCTATTAATCATGATTCTAGATTTTTTAAATTGTCAGATTATGGAATTACAGGAGCTTTCACTGTAACTAAAGTTGATTTCGTAGCTTCATCTCTTGCAAAAACAGCAGTTTGGGCAGAAGTAGTGACAGTAGCTCCTGGTACAAATATTAAAGCTGCTGAAATACCAGGTTCAGCACTTACATTAACAGATGCTTATGGGTCTATTACGACAGTTGGAGGTGAAAATAATTGGGAATCTATTCCATTAATGGAAACAGTTGAAATTCCTGCAGGAGTTGATTTTGGAGTTGCAGTAGCTTATGTATTTGAAAGAAATATTTGGTTTGGTAATAACGAAGGTGGAGAAACAGCACCATCATATATTGGTTGGCCAGACTCTGAATGTGTAAATGATGATGGAGCAAGTACAGTAGCTTCAGTTGGTTTCCCAGTTAGTTGGATTATGAATGTAACAGGAAATGTAGAAGGTTTAGGTACTGTTGAGTTAGGATCTAATAAATTAGCTGTATATCCAAACCCAGCAACAACAGAAGTTAACGTTAAATTAGAAGGATCTAAAGTTGCAGACGTTACAGTTGCTGATGTAACAGGACGTGTAATTCCAGTAAGCTTCTCTAAAGATGGTAAAGTTGATACATCAAGATTAGCTGCAGGAGTTTACTTCTTAAGAGTTAAAGATGACAAAGGAGTAACAAGAATCCAAAAAATCATCAAAAAATAATTTTTGATAACAAATTTTTATACAATTATAGAAAAGTGGAGCAATTTGTTCCACTTTTTTTATGTTCAAAATTCTTTCAAAAAGATGTTTTATAAATTATAATTCTAAGAAAAGTACAAATCCCTGAATTAACATCATAACATAAATTATATCATATCATATTGATTGCTAAACCAATGAAAGAGAGAAAAATGTATTGAAATTATCAGTAAATTAGCATTTCGAAATATATTATACATTATTTAATAAACAAATGAGAATAGCAGTCGTAGGCGCTACCGGAATGGTCGGCAGAGTTATGCTCCAAGTTTTGGAAGAAAGAAATTTTCCAATCACTGAAATTATACCAGTAGCATCAGAAAGATCAATAGGAAAAACTATTGAATACAAAGGAAAAGAATACAAAATTGTATCAATGCAGGATGCTGTAGAAATGCGACCAGATATCGCAGTTTTTTCGGCAGGTGGAGAAACTTCCAAACAGTGGGCGCCTAAGTTTGCAGAAGTTGGGATAACTGTAATTGATAATTCATCGGCCTGGAGAATGGACCCTAATTGTCCGTTAGTTGTACCAGAAATAAATGCAGATATTTTAACACCAAACGATAAAATTATCGCAAATCCTAACTGTTCTACAATTCAGTTGGTAATGATTTTAAATCCTTTGCACAAAAAATACGGAATTAAGCGTGTCGTTGTTTCTACTTATCAATCGGTTACAGGAACTGGTAAAGATGCCGTAGAGCAATTGAATGGTGAAATTGAAGGTCGTGATGTAACAAAAGTATATCCTTATCAAATTTTCAAAAATGCGCTACCACATTGTGATGTTTTTGATGAAGAAACAGGTTATACAAAAGAAGAATTAAAATTAACGAGAGAACCTCGTAAAATTATGCGTGTTGATGAGATGAATATCACAGCAACTGCAGTTCGTGTTCCTGTACAAGGAGGACATTCGGAGTCTGTAAACATCGAGTTTGAAAATGATTTTGATTTAGCAGAAGTTCGTAAACTGTTAGCAGAACAA
This portion of the Empedobacter stercoris genome encodes:
- a CDS encoding sensor histidine kinase, with product MFTNDFKKNDKQIDNPKSEIWKYFVQSIVFTQLLYFVFVNFDNLFFIKKVFYSHWINYFLVGIITIIFLLFFYFLERRRYKLETKIFLESTKAETATANFETLKNQLDPHFLFNSLNVLTGLIEENPANAIDFTTSLSKIYRYVLEQKDKEVVPIQEEINFAKTYVKLLKLRFENSIDFEIEQTTFFENEFIVPLSLQILLENTIKHNVVSEQKPLKIKIYKRDDSLIVENSFQPKDSIKESTRIGLKNIINRYQLISNREVNIEKNQEVFQVQLPILTQNVNTELT
- a CDS encoding LytR/AlgR family response regulator transcription factor, with the translated sequence MKILIIEDEKPAARLLKRRVEKLGYQIHEMLHSVEESVAWLKANPHPDLIFLDIQLSDGLSFDIFNQVKLSSSIIFTTAYDEYVLKAFKLNSVDYLLKPVDEEELKFAIEKFEKQFQQASSSFNLNELKNFFSNNQTEKFKERFSIKIGTSIKIIETENIECFFSENKATYIHTKDNRNYVIDFSLEKVEDQLDPKKFFRINRGQIIHIDSIKEITMYSNSRLKIVLNTYNELDLIVSREKVTDFKNWLE
- a CDS encoding MarC family protein, with translation MNNIVSFFEKLSISEIGTTFAVLFAVIDILGSIPIIVGIRSKVGHIQSEKATIAAGILLISFLFFGTKILKLVGVDVQSFAIAGAFVIFIIALELILGIEIQKGVESNSASIVPIAFPLVAGAGSLTTVLSLRSQYADINIVIAIILNMLIVYLVLKFAGKLEKWLGPGVLSVLKKVFGVILLSIAIKLFTSNIGALFMNEINI
- the rnpA gene encoding ribonuclease P protein component; translated protein: MKLTFGKNEKLKSRKAFDELFSDGKTFVSHPIRFVYKIKPKEEYDIRVGVSVSKKKFKHAVDRNLLKRRAKEAYRLNKLLIQTSEQYSIDMVMIYTSSKHQPFEVIENSVKILLEKLNEAIQTKKD
- a CDS encoding BrxA/BrxB family bacilliredoxin, producing MYPAEIVMPMKAQLTSNGFEDLTTPEQVEAAIKQEGTTLVMVNSVCGCAAGAARPGVVMSLNNEKVPTHLTTVFAGFDKDAVAKAREFFAPFPPSSPAVALFKDGELVHMLERHHIEGHSADAIAENLKAAYNEFA
- a CDS encoding T9SS type A sorting domain-containing protein, coding for MKKIFTLLSIAALTTSYAQTLKLEKVAEGLPKASSQAPVHKANEQTLIQYKDGENFSDSTPVCDGAINHDSRFFKLSDYGITGAFTVTKVDFVASSLAKTAVWAEVVTVAPGTNIKAAEIPGSALTLTDAYGSITTVGGENNWESIPLMETVEIPAGVDFGVAVAYVFERNIWFGNNEGGETAPSYIGWPDSECVNDDGASTVASVGFPVSWIMNVTGNVEGLGTVELGSNKLAVYPNPATTEVNVKLEGSKVADVTVADVTGRVIPVSFSKDGKVDTSRLAAGVYFLRVKDDKGVTRIQKIIKK
- a CDS encoding aspartate-semialdehyde dehydrogenase, with amino-acid sequence MRIAVVGATGMVGRVMLQVLEERNFPITEIIPVASERSIGKTIEYKGKEYKIVSMQDAVEMRPDIAVFSAGGETSKQWAPKFAEVGITVIDNSSAWRMDPNCPLVVPEINADILTPNDKIIANPNCSTIQLVMILNPLHKKYGIKRVVVSTYQSVTGTGKDAVEQLNGEIEGRDVTKVYPYQIFKNALPHCDVFDEETGYTKEELKLTREPRKIMRVDEMNITATAVRVPVQGGHSESVNIEFENDFDLAEVRKLLAEQDGVTVQDNPDTNTYPMAFYSEGKDDVFVGRIRRDLSQPNTLNCWIVADNLRKGAATNAVQIAEYLVRKNLVG